The nucleotide sequence GAGTTTATTACAGAAAATTGAAAGCCAGTAATTTATTGCAATATAAGATATCTGGAGTCTTAAGAAGGAAAGTGGTATATTTCCTGTTTGACAGATGTTGTGTGTGTAGAGGTAGCATTGACAAATATTGTGATGGTATCTGTAAGATTGGAAAGCAAAGGCCAAGTACACACTGGGAGATCAGATAGTGCACTCTAACAGCAATATAGTGAATTGGGGAATTGCATATAAgtatatgtcaaaaaatttgtttaggTAAATGGATTTCATTAGGAGAAGATAATTTAGAGATTTGGAATGAACTCATATCCTAGGTAAGTGATGTTGCATTTTATCACTTGTATGTTTATCAAAAGTTATATAATTGCAAAAAGTCTAATCTGAATTATGGTAGTAAACTTTAATTTCATTGTATCTTTCTTCTCTCATCTATTTAATCCAATTCATTGAATGTTGTgcttttttctctttgttttggAATATTCACCCAATATTTGTGTTTGCCAATTTTATACCAgagtatttttatttcacatgtAGTAagaacataaatttttgaaaaaccatGGTTTGTATAATTGATGTCAACATTCAATTCCTcaatttgatttaaaagtttAGAATGTTACTACTAAGAGTTACATAATTCCATTCAATATTAGTTTATTAAATAGTTTACAAACCAAATTATATTCAGAACAAATTGACAGAAATATATAGGCACATAGAATGTAaggaaaaattcattgtttCCTCTATTGGCTAAATATTTCTGTTATGTTAATGACatatgaaaattgttaatttggtgcttttcattttttaccaaTAAGGTTCATGAATGAGTTATTGCatgtaaaattaataaaataaatatgcaaCATGGTTCACTTCTAGCacaattttaacatttatataaatgttcTAAACTTTAAAATACagtaagatataaataaagtaCTGTTAACTTTAACTACATATAGGATTCCATGAGTCTATAAACAGGCTAGTCTTATAATAAAAGggttatttaatttttagaataacaTAGTAGTTCTAACTATACAGAAAATATGTTAAGAtcttatacataaataatatctttattaaCTATATGCTTCAATTCGTCGATTTAAAGGTCATCTTTAGTTtattagaaaccaaaatattgttattaccTGTATATTCATGTTACTCGAGACATTTAAATATGGAGTAGTATACACAAACAGGTATTTAAAGTTCATTTGCCCCTACCTGTATGAGTTCTTAAATGGGCCTGTAGCGACTTTTCTCTAGGAAAAACTCTTCCACAGTATTTACACTTAATAGAACTTGGAGACGTAGAGCCCTCTAAAATGAGAGTACTTAATAAATCAGCGTTGGGTCTTCCTCGTCTTGATTCTCCAGAAGTACTTCCTTTGTCTGCTGAATTCGATGATTGTGATTTAAGTACACGATTGTCTGGTGTCAATTTTATACCACTATCATCCTTGGATCCCAATTTATTCCGTTTGGGTGTTTGATACATAGTTTTAAGTTATTCATTTAACTTTTTAACTCATTTTCTTACAAATCACCAACATCCACATTAAGTCAATCAAAACAAACAGACAGAAGACAGATGTCGCTCCAAAATGGAGGGAATTGCATGTctaataattgttttagaaTATTACAGGTGGCACTGTACAATGtttgtcaaattaataatacGGAAAATATaagtttcattgaatttttgtctaatttgtgagtttattgttttcattatgTTAAATAGTATGTTgatagattaaaataaataaaaattgtaaaatacagTCTTAAAGATAAGGCTTCCGGCATCCGTTATTAAATTCTTGAATGTGGAACAGGAAGTCGATACAGTAGTAATCTGTAATTTATTGTTTCTAGTAATTgattaataatacttttttgatATAGGTGatatagaataataattttgtcatttttcgtCCAGATCATATACAGTTTGgcttaactttttttttgggaaatctgttaaaaataaaataaatattcttagtATGAACACCCAATTTCAAATTAGTATAGTTTGTACTTCTGGAAGTTATTCGTTCATAAACGTGACAGTACGTGGGATGTAGAAAACCTTTGAATATCTTAAGATGTACtgaaaaaatttcttacaaaagtcctaaacaaacaaaaacattgaatatGAATATGTAATCTTAAAATGGACATAAAGTATGTTTAAACAACTGTTTAtgcttatatataaaataaaagagctgcattaatcaaaattatgtgAGCGAACTAAACTGCAAATTGCCAAATTGAAATGTCATACACTATAAgcatatatcaaatttttaaacatactTTTTTACCTCAAATCTAATTCCTTTAACAACAGTTTAAGGAATTCCTTATGGTATTGGGAAAATCTAAATCAACATTGATTTCCAATGGGATTTTGTCTAGTGTTAGTATTTCATTCAGGAATTGTTGCAATGATTATCTAATGAGATGTCTTTATAtcattggaaaaagaaaatttatgtagaaaagtaaagtatgttgaaaaaatgatttttgagaaatattcaCCCTTGgctctttttatttcaaaacgtTACTTACTTTAAAAACAAGACTAATACATAAGACTTAATAAAAACCTACCAGAAGTTTTTGCAAAAAGTTTCATATATTTGGTTCGATTTTattagtattgaaaatattattctgtttttccgaaataaaaaattaacccCATTCcatgttaaaatataaaacatacaaTATAAAACAACAGAAACATATTTTACATATTGTGTCATGTTTCAATTGTCTTGGTCCACTCTTTTAACTAGTAAATTGTTTGTGTGATTCAATAATAGGGATTCCAGGTAAGTCGACTTGAAATTAAGTAACGGAATAGAACACCGctgttatataatttattactaatcaaatttataaaacagtAATTAAATAAGCAATACATTAATCGAGTACAAAGTGCCCAAGATAATTTGATGAAGAGAAATGTCAAAACAAAGCTACAAAAAGAGTTTTAATAGTGACCAAAATTCCTGCACAGAGTTTCAAATTTAGATTCTtgatataaaaaactattaacatttgAAGTCCAGCtccaaataattttctgttGTTTAGTGATTCGTTGAAACATAGTTAAATATCCTTGAAAACAGTAAATAATCAAACTTGAGCAAAGtagtagataataaaaaatatttcatgtttttttttgatttataaggTCTTCTCCACCAACAATCCACTTATAATgcttatatttattgaaaattgttaaagACAGTTGATCTTCCTTCAAACTTCGCAGTTGAGAAATAATGGGCTTTTTGATATTTCTACACAAGTGGTATTCTTCTGGAGATatattttcttcgaaataatttttggcTCTCTCAGACAAATCAGTGTGGAAGCACTGCAACGCTATGATTATACATGCTATTGCGACGATGCTGCATGGTATAGATGAATATTCATTTACGTGGACTGCGCAATCCAGGATGAAATATACAGATATataaacattctgaaaaaaaacaCATTCGAATTATGTGGTATAAAAGTAACAATGATATAGATTTATTTAGCAATGATTTGATATTGAAGTACACATTTATTCTTTCTCTAAATTGCATAATGAATTTAATCCTCAGTTTGAGTAATGGGATTGATGAAGGTGTTAAAGAGTCACCACTAATAAATGTTTTAGATGATGTAACTACAGATTTCATCTAATTTATGTATAGTTGTCAACAATCACATTATAGAATTTAGATTTCCTTATACATAGAtatcatacaaaaataatttctctaaCTTCTTACACCCTAGAcctttttatctgtttttattgatgattcgtttttattttaggtctctttagaaaatgagaaatttattACCTACCAACACACTAATAGTAACTAATGAAGATTAGCTAAAAGTGATATTTGGTAATTGCTTATATACATCAAATCAGATCAAGCATGTTCACAGCTTCTGCAGCAGATTGGAAAAATTCCGGATCCCTTCTAAGTTTAATTTAACCAACGTTACATTGAGCGTTGTGTTTCAAGGAGTTTCTGATCGATGGTCCATCTAAACCTCCTTTAATTTGCAATATTCATAATCATGGTCCCgatattttagtatttatacttttttatacacCCCACTAGCTGAATATTACTGTTGTTCTcccatttcattatttttcatcccACCAACAAGTATTATCTATAAAGAATACCGTCTACAAAACTATGTGGTGAATTGAATCTAGGTCTTATGATTTTAGGTAGGTATTTACGTCATTCCTAAACGACTTTATTGTACTACATATATTGTTATTCAAACCCCTTTAAGCTAAATTATATTAAAGGGCTAATTATTGCACAGATTCTCAATATCATAGCTATACTATCTTGCAGTACTTACAGATGTCGGTCCGACGTTCAGTATAGTTTTTAAGTAAGCATTAATATAAAACGACGGTTCTACGGTATGTATATGGAAGTCAAGTAATTTCAATATCTTTTGTTCCATATTCCTTAGTTGCTGTTCGATATAcatatttgaagatatttttatcaatattgccatctaaaacaaatataaaatcagtttcttcttttgttggattttattttcgaaaagtaATGGAAAATGGATGTGGTTTCGGAATAATTTTAGAACTGAAGTGGGGAAAACCATCAAATATGTCTTACAacttaaaaaactattgaatacATTTAGATTACTCAGGCAATTAGGAACATAATATGCCATATTATaagatagaaaaatagaaatatagatCTACAATCATACTATGTCATATTATaagatagaaaaatagaaatattgatctACAATCAGTTACCTCTGCGCATTTTCGGGTATCATTCAccaaagttttaaacaaataaatttcataattgtaGACTTTATTTGATTGATAACAATTAATGAACTGTAATTAATACTCTATGTTCACATTTAATAAGTGAATATAATTTAAGATGTCCTTATACTATGAAATTTGTAATACTTACATCAAGGGTGTCAGCGccaataaatttattggaaatcaACAAGCAAGCTAGGCTTACTAGCTGATACATGTTTTTTGGGACTGATATTCTAGATAAAACTTGATCCAGCAAATTAACTGCTAGATAAAATTCATTGTCGTCAAGAAATAAGACTTGCTAAAATGtacaaaactgaaaaatgacaaaattagaaatatcatAACGGTACCTGTGCATTTAACATCCAATTGACAACATATTGTCTATATAATGGCTTGGTattaaaagtttgtaaaaaattgtcaGGTAGGACTATACGTTTTTCTTGTGTTTTGCTGTTATTCATCATATCCTAAAATTGTTATAAGCCCTTATATATCAAAGCGTTAACATATACAATATGTGAAATTTAATCATTATgcattatatattatttattcaatttttcccaAGAGAATCTAATTAAACATTAACggaattgtttttaaaaatataataatcagaTATTTATTTGCACTCTACTCaacatttatcaattattttctttgtgtacaataaatttttggtCTTTTAGGAAATATATAGTTCTCTCCTTACTGTTTCACACATGTTTGtcatccaatgatttcttattatttccgCAGACCAAAAAGAAATTGCGAGGTTAATGtattggaggtacctcaatcagaatggaaaaaatgcttcgacaattggttcaaacgcgaGCAAAAGTGTagtgatcttaatggagaatattttgagaaacaataaagtcatatcgaaaaatttgtctatatcaaaacttaagtagcaatcctcgtaatCCATCATACCAAAACAATAATGAAGTCGatttcgaaattcaaaataatgaacaatttcgtctttattaaaattactttttattacttAATCAGGTATACTCGACACCGATTTCACCAGTGAatttaaaactgtttttgtaATACCGTAGATCAGATAATTAATTTGGCCGAATTTACACAATTGATTTTCGtataccaataaaaataaatttcaaattatataatcaaCTGCACATCATATTTTGTCATATCTTCTTTGTGTCTATACTTCGGTATAGTTTCATATGATATTTGTATCGAATAGCACGTCATGCGATTATGCTCCGGAAAACATTTACGACttttataagtatatataaGTACGTAAGTTTTAGATGCAAAATGGAATGttcgaattcaaattttcttcaattactCCTATGCGTTTCTTCTGAGCAAGTTGATAAgagttattgttttattttttatgagtaaATTTAATGAAGATCACTTACGTCTAAAAATTCTTCAGAATAATCTTCACCCACATCTAAACTAGCTATGGAACCTGAAATGTAAAATTTAGTGTTTATTAATGTACAAGTGGATATTATTGTTTCACCGCTGGTGCTTCTACCTAGCACATGAGGACTGACAGTTCGCATGTTGGAATATACGAACCAGGCAGATGAAAAGCAAACATACTTGACTAGGTCTTCCTAGAGGCTTAGAGAATTCAGGCTGTAACTGTCACTTCTGGCTGCGGCATTTACCTAAGGATGTAAGATTGTGATTTTTTGTCAAATCTTGAATTAATTGGAGGCTTGTAAACCAACTGTCGCAAGTCAGATTTCGATTTGTTTTTCGTATGGACTCACATATTCTCTTAACCACTTCGAGTGGTGAGTTGTTTTCAAAAAACGGGCCTTCAGATGGGTTTCGCAGATAAACTTCCAAGTTATAGATATAAAAAGTCTTGCTATCTGTaagtggaaaaatttttatactgtaTTTATTTGGTTTGCTTGGAATGTACTGCCTGAAATTTGTACCTTCCCCTAAATACCTGTAATTTTTCGTCTAGTGTCACGTATTCGAAAGGCGTTTTTTCAATTGGAGACAATCATTCCAAACATTTCTTGAACTTGTTTTCTCTCCTCTCGTTAATCCATATAATCAAATCTTATATGTTGCAGTAAAAATTTGAATCTGTACGTAGACATTGTCCAAATAACTCAACATTAGTGTTCCAAAGTTCATCCAAATTTACTCAACTACTTTTCAGTGAATTTCTATGTAGTCACTTTCTTTGGCATTTCTCTCacgaatatattttgttttcaatactCTGATACTTTTGTTTGTCGCTTCAACAAAGACATGTATCATGGTGTCATTTCAAAAATCTAGAACactttaaatttttagttattgtTCAGCACCTGGCAAATGAGTAAGTATGTTCACCGTCCGCGTTCTTACATGTTTTGGGGATATATGCTTCTACCAAACAGTAGTTTAATGTTTACCAAGAAAGTTAATCTTGtagaattttttccataaaacgtTGCAAACGCTTCAGCTCTCTTTCATAAGGCCACATTCTGAATTGGTAAACCAAATAGGTGATACCAGGGATGGCACGCGGACTCTTACTAAGCAAACGCTTATCACTTTTCAACGATTGTCACAATGCTTCCTATATTTTATCCCAACTTTAGATATTACTACTAAGTCAGAGACAACATTCCAGCCGCAAAAAGTTAATATCTTTAAATAGCACGACGGCGTAGACAGACAGCTATCAATGCATATTTTACGTTACTTTTTATATACGACATTTTGGAATCATAAATACTTatacaaatattacaaaaatgaaaataatatgaaatttttacatTAGCGATGTGAGATAAGTAAAAACATTGTATacataatatgaatattatgtttttctttcaattcattcaaattttaaattaggtGCTTATATTTTGTTCGGTAGTAAGATTTggttttaacaatattattagaaaataagataaattaaTTTCGCTGTTACTATCTACACTGAATACGTATCTGAAAAATCATCTGTACAATTAATGATTTTCACTTGTCTTACTTACGTTTAAAGGATCGTCTGGAAATTGCCACTTTTGTGATATACCCGGAAACTAGAGTTTTAATGGGAGCATACGGATTTGGTTGGATTGGGGAAacatcttttttcaaaatactgatGGATTGTACTTCTCCCCTTGGAACATGCTTGACGAATTTGTGTTCATTGAGTTGATGTATTGGTTTGGGTGCATCGAGTTTTGAGGTCGGTAACACTAAATGAAGACTTTTTTTATGCTGGGTTCTTGAAACTGCTGGTTCTAAGTTTTCTTTTCCCGGGAAAGAATCTTTCTTTGAATGTAAGcctaaaataatttaatataattgtattatttagaaaataaatgctAATAAAGGGACATAATGGTTTTATtgtacatatttgaaaatagaaaaataatacatatttgaatgtacagacaaaaaaatcattttaatattatgcAATTAAGAAATACCAAGAAAAAACTGTGTTTGGATAATACTTgattacaaaaattgaatatacgaggtgttgatattaaataataaaaatattttattttaagtctttcgttttctttatcaaaaattcaacgGATTCCAATCTTGTTATATTTAATGAAGATTTGACCCTTAGCATATAGATAGAAATCATACTCTCATACTTCCAGTGACTAATGCAGATAGTCTATTAATGGGATGAAGAAATTGGATAAAAACTTCTTAACAGATAGGGGGAATTTGGCACATAACAGAAGATTTCACGATAACAGCTGTCGGTTGCTGCCATTTGGTGCATTCGCACTTTTTCTATGGCACCGTAAACTTCGTTTATTAGTCATAATTCGTGTTTTAGTTTTCACATATAGTCTTTAAAAACATACTTAAAAATATTGTGACCCTAAGACAAACTTCTGGCAGATAGTGTAACTGTGAGTTTATATGTGCTGATAGTGAACAGTGTGATCGATTCTTGTTCAATACATTTATTCacacattgaaaaaaattgaaaatgcgTACTTAAAATAATCTAAACTTTTCTTGACTGCAGATATGTATTACTCACCTTTCTcacaattatttctaaatttttcatcctttaTTGACACAGTCTTACATTTTCTGTCCTTCAAGACATCGAATTTGAATCTTTGTTCAGCCTGGATGCAATTAATCGATTTTGGTGCACGAGAGGCAGAAACTCCATTGTCTACATTCAACAaagatttgatattttttttacacaGTTCCTTCACGTTACTTGATTGTTCCATGTGGGTTAGAAAAATCTCATTCCTTATATCAGAATCCACTAGAAGTAAAATTATCCAATGTAATTcacttgaaaattaaaatactttcaaCTGATTTTTAAGGAATTATGTGCATGATAAGctttagaaaatattaacataCAAAGAGTCTTtcaagttatatatatatatatatatatatatatatatatatatatatatatatatatatatatatatatatatatatatatatatatatatatatatattaatttcttagacgttttgatatattaatgcttctaaatcgttttgattttaggtctcttctgttttaaaattagttttttttaatagtttttgaaagattgatgaagatgaaatattgacgtttcgacttaacttcagtcttcatcaaaatatgatattgacactgacaatttgcgtatttatataaggataaaatcaaaatagaaatttgttctaataagaaaaattaatttttcctcggtatttagaaaatagagtAAAAGGTCATCtatacgataaaaaaaactgtaaaaactaaccatgaaatattaaaaaaaatataaattcaattataaaaattgaaaattcttggaacggaatctaataccagaaaaagagaatttttttaaatggttcacattcataagaacgaaaaaactGTAAatgacctaaataatttaagtaagatttatctattttgtaaattcaaattaaactacaaataattgaattgattaagtactgctacatattagagatgtaaggactgaggaaaaattaatttttcttattagaacaaatttctatattgattttattcttattttgatgtttatgatGTAGATAATTAACAGAtcgattattataaatacgcaaattgtcagtgtcaatatcatgtTTTGATAATGActgaagtcgaaacgtcaattttttatcaatctttcaaaattaaaaaaagtaattttaaaacagaagagacctaaaatcaagaacatttagaagcatttattattatttattatatatttatcacGTGCACCGTTCAACAATTATGGGCTACCGTATTAATACAACATCTAGGAAACCATCCTCAAATTGGACGTAagacttacttacttacttacatAACTAAagattttttagatttattttagaATCCATATGTTTTGGATCACGATACCACTATGCTCGGCATAAGTATATTTTATTGAGAATAATCGCGAATAAACAGGTAATAATGAAGAAACAAAGAACAAACTCAAAAATCAGTTGaagtattgaatattttgattggcGGTATCAAAAGTATTCAAACTTTGCTTCGGAACGGGATACATAtggaatatgaaaatttatgcTGGGAGAGAAGAAGAATAGTCTGAACCCACAAATGTTGTGATGAGTCTGGCGGAAAATTTCGGCCAAGGGAAAAAATTCTAACACacaattattaaataagttTGGACTTAGCACAAAAGCTGCTAAGAAAACAAACCCATTTATTGGGGACTTTGCGAAAAAATCGGAAAAGATTACCGATAGACGTTGTACAAAAGAAGCTTAAGAAACATGAAATTACTAGCAAAGAAAAcgaaaaaggaataaaaatactaaaatgaAAGGATAAGCGTGACCTGTTGATGCTTTCTTCAAAGTATGCTTATGAGATAGTAAGCATTGACAGACGATCAGCAGTAGTTGTAAAGCCTTAAGCAGTGGCCGACCATAACAAAGGCAAATCTTCTAGAAATTTGTCTGATCAAATGGCAAGTTACAATACTTCTTTGAAAAGGACGCTGAAGTAGTATGAGAACAATGCTACTGAGCTCTTGTTTGGTACACTAATGGTAAATGtcgatatttattataaacaaatatggCAATTACTGATTTACAAATCAGTGTAGAAAAAAGAATAGTTACTGAAGAGAGAAACTTCGAATATTACTGATCAAGAGatgccaaaataaaaaaataaaactattaattagTGAAAAAGGAGGTCCAAGTCACAAGGTGAGTAgagtttgaaaaacaattaaaaaaataattgcgtATGACATCATTTCCTTATGTCATTATTTCTCATACTGTTAATTAGTTTGAGTGTAGTAAGTTGAAAGGAAAAAAAcagaacaaacatttttcatgaCAGACTTTCTGTGAATCCGTTTTTGCAAATGATTTAATTATAgcgaaaaaacatttttattattgaaattctaaTAATCCATATATGGTTCTTGaatttaaacaacaaaattccTTTTCTTCTGAAAAGTATCAGTTACAAACAAATAACTCATGAAATCCATTGATAcaagttatagaaaataaaattctctacacAAATGTcccataaaatttttcaataaaattgatggttgtttcagtaaagagaaaaatgtagaaattaaTTGTTGATCCAATTTTAACCTTGAATAATTTTCGAAGGaataaagatatgaaaatttataagagTACTTTCTTTACGCTTACCaagattttttattagtattcCCTATCGTAGAACTTTAACAACACTTTTGTTACTCTTCTATATTAAACCAATTTACCAATGGCCCTAGttgaattcataaaattgttaaGTTTTTGTGAATCCAGTTTTTGTTCaagtaaaaatttcattatacaaggttaatttaaaaactttatatttcttGGATCTGCGaagaattttagttttaattattacGTTACATATATGTTTTCTggtaaaaaaagtaaagaaaactCTGTATGttagataaacattttttatgaagtacTTTGTTCacattgtgataaaaaatacattggtcAGTCTAAGAGGTCACTCATCAATCAGATTACCTCTCA is from Diorhabda carinulata isolate Delta chromosome 1, icDioCari1.1, whole genome shotgun sequence and encodes:
- the LOC130891653 gene encoding uncharacterized protein LOC130891653, with amino-acid sequence MEQSSNVKELCKKNIKSLLNVDNGVSASRAPKSINCIQAEQRFKFDVLKDRKCKTVSIKDEKFRNNCEKGLHSKKDSFPGKENLEPAVSRTQHKKSLHLVLPTSKLDAPKPIHQLNEHKFVKHVPRGEVQSISILKKDVSPIQPNPYAPIKTLVSGYITKVAISRRSFKRSIASLDVGEDYSEEFLDDMMNNSKTQEKRIVLPDNFLQTFNTKPLYRQYVVNWMLNAQQVLFLDDNEFYLAVNLLDQVLSRISVPKNMYQLVSLACLLISNKFIGADTLDMAILIKISSNMYIEQQLRNMEQKILKLLDFHIHTVEPSFYINAYLKTILNVGPTSNVYISVYFILDCAVHVNEYSSIPCSIVAIACIIIALQCFHTDLSERAKNYFEENISPEEYHLCRNIKKPIISQLRSLKEDQLSLTIFNKYKHYKWIVGGEDLINQKKT